In Gopherus flavomarginatus isolate rGopFla2 chromosome 5, rGopFla2.mat.asm, whole genome shotgun sequence, one DNA window encodes the following:
- the CALM1 gene encoding calmodulin-1, translating into MADQLTEEQIAEFKEAFSLFDKDGDGTITTKELGTVMRSLGQNPTEAELQDMINEVDADGNGTIDFPEFLTMMARKMKDTDSEEEIREAFRVFDKDGNGYISAAELRHVMTNLGEKLTDEEVDEMIREADIDGDGQVNYEEFVQMMTAK; encoded by the exons AGTTCAAGGAAGCTTTCTCTCTGTTTGACAAAGATGGTGATGGCACCATCACAACAAAAGAGCTTGGGACTGTCATGAGGTCATTGGGTCAAAACCCAACAGAAGCAGAATTACAGGATATGATCAACGAGGTAGATGCCGATG gCAATGGTACTATCGATTTCCCTGAGTTTTTGACCATGATGGCCAGAAAAATGAAGGACACTGACAGCGAGGAAGAAATCCGTGAGGCATTCCGAGTCTTTGACAAG GATGGCAATGGTTATATCAGTGCAGCAGAACTACGTCATGTTATGACAAACTTAGGAGAAAAGCTAACAGATGAAGAAGTAGATGAAATGATCAGAGAAGCAGATATTGATGGAGATGGACAAGTGAACTATGAAG aattCGTACAGATGATGACTGCAAAATGA